The Paenibacillus sp. FSL R7-0345 DNA segment AGCATATTTTGCTGCAGAATCTGGTTCCCTTCTTCAATGTAGGCGAGCACAATAATATTCTGCTGGAGGGTGCGGACTGGAATGACGGGCTGGATATGGCGGCCCAGCGGGGGGAGAGTGTGACCTTTACCGCCTTCTATGGTGATAATCTCTACGAGCTTTCCGGTCTGCTGCGCACTTTGAAAGAGCGGACCGGAAACAATAAACTGGAGCTGGCGGAAGAGCTGGTGCTGCTGCTGGACTCTTTGGGTGAAAGTGTGGATTATGCTTCGGTATCCGCGAAACAGGAGCGGCTAAGCCGGTATTACGCCGCTGCACCGAACGCGGTGAGCGGAATCCGCGCAGAGCTGGAGCTTGAGCAGGTGGCGGATGATCTGACCCTTAAGGCAGAGTGGATTTTCAACCACCTGCGCAGCAATGAATGGGTGGAAAGTACTCACGGCGGAGGCTGGTTTAACGGCTATTACAATAACGACGGTGAACAGGTTGAAGGAGAGACGGCCGGCGGTGCCCGCATGACCCTCACGGGACAGGTGTTTTCGCTGCTTGGCCACGCTGCAGCCGATGAGCAGATTCCGCACATGATTGCATCCGTGGAAAGAAACCTGTTCGATGCCAAAATCGGCTACCGGCTGAACTCGGATTTTGGCGGCATCCAGCAGAATCTGGGCCGTGCCTTCGGGTTTGCTTTTGGCCATAAAGAGAACGGGGCAATGTTCAGCCATATGACCGTAATGTACGGGAATGCGCTGTATAAACGGGGATTTGTCCGTGAAGGCTACAAGGTGCTTGAATCGCTGTACAGCCTGAGTGAGAATTTTGAGCTGAGCCGGATGTATCCGGGGATTCCGGAGTATATCAATGAAAAAGGCCGGGGAATGTATACGTATCTGACCGGCTCGGCCAGCTGGCTGCTGCTGACGATGGTTACGGAAGTGTTCGGTGTTAAGGGGCGGCTGGGCGACCTGCTGCTGGCGCCGAAGCTGGTCAAGGAGCAGTTTGATGCCGAGGGAAAAGCTTCGGTTAAGACGATTTTTGCCGGACGTGAGCTGGAGGTGGCCTATTCGTCCACAGGAAGCGCCGGGTACGGGGAGTACCAAATACACGGAATCACGCTGAACGGCGCTGTGGTGACGCTTCAGCGCGTCTCAGAGGGTGTGCTGATCCCGCGGGACGTACTGGAGGCATTGCCGGAAGGCCGGGTTCATGAATTGAAGGTTGAGCTTGCCTGATTTATATGAATAATGAAGGATTGCCTGCGCTGCCTGTTTAGGTGCCGCAGGCGTTTTTTTGATAAACTCAGGAGTATAAAGAATCAGCTGTACTGAAAGGATGGGGGATAATGGCACACCAGCTCTCAAATGGAATTCTCACTGTAGATATTGCAGAGCCCGGCGACTACAAGGGCACCAGGTTCGACTGGACCGGATTTATTACACAGGTCACACTGGAGGAAGGAATGCACACCTTTTGTGTTCCGGAGAGTCTGCAGGCAGGACACGGCAGCGGCGGAATCGGGCTGTGCAACGAATTTGGCATTTCCCGGCCAATCGGCTATGCGGAAGCGGCTGCCGGAGAATGGTTTCCGAAGCCTGGAGTAGGACTGCTGCAGAAGCTTGCAGAGGTTCCCTATGATTTTTTCGGAACCTATCCGCTAATCTCCTCTCAGATTACGGTGGACAGCAGCAGGGAGGAAATAGTCTATAAGGTAGAGTCTGCAGAATGCCGGGGATATAGCTTTCTTTTGACCAAACGAATTTCACTAGACGGGGACCGGCTCACAATTGCCTATTCGCTGGAGAATACCGGGACCAAACCGCTGCATACTGAAGAATACAATCATAATTTCATTGGAATCAACCGGGCGCCAGCCGGGGAAGAATACGAGTTGAGACTGCCGGGAGAAGCCGTAATCCATGAGCCTGAATCCTCCTATACTTCTGGACTGCTGCGCGTATCCGGAGACCGGATCAGCTGGAATGCGCGGCCTGACCGCCCATTCTACTGCCGGCTGGGCGGCTCTAAGAAGGAGAATGCGCAGTGGTATTGGGAACTGGTCCATAAGCCGAGCGGAGCCGGGATGCGTGAGAGCGGAAGCTTCACTCCGGAGCGGATGGCTCTATGGGGGGAGCGGCACGTTATTTCTGCCGAGGTTTTTGCGGACATCAGCATTTTACCGCGTCACAGCAAGGATTGGAGCCGCAGCTATCAGTTTTTCACCTTCTGACGCCTGATCATCTTACGCCACATGTGAATAATTATACTTGCTGGCGTGTTGGAATGCTGCTATCATAGCGATATCCATATTCGTAGGAGAGAAAGGATGGGGGCAATTTTGAGCAAGAGAGCATACAATTTCAATGCAGGACCGGCGGCGCTGCCGCTTGAAGTACTGGAACGCGCACAGGCGGAGTTTGTTGAATTCCGGGAGAGCGGAATGTCTATTATGGAGATGTCGCACCGCGGGGCAATATACGAATCCGTGCATAACGAAGCGCAGGAGCGTCTGCTTTCCCTGCTCGGTAATCCTGAGGGCTACAAAGTATTGTTTGTACAGGGCGGAGCCAGCACGCAGTTCGCCATGATCCCGATGAACCTCATCTCCAGCGGCCAGGCCGGCAGCTATGTAATGACAGGAAGCTGGGCGGACAAGGCACTCAAGGAAGCGAAGCTGGTTGGAGAAGCGCATGTTGCCGCATCCTCAGAGGACAAGAAGTTCCTGGCTATTCCTGAGCTGAGCAGCATCAAACCGGCTGACAATGCAGCGTACCTGCATATTACTTCCAATGAGACGATTGAAGGTACACAATATGCAGAATATCCGGATACAGGCTCGCTGCCGCTGATTGCCGATATGTCCAGTGACATTCTGAGCCGCTCGATTGATGTCAATAAATTCGGACTGATCTACGCCGGCGCGCAGAAGAATCTTGGACCTTCCGGGGTGACTGTGGTCATTGCCAAGGAAGAGCTGATTGCCAAATCACCTGCGAACATTCCGACGATCCTGCGCTACGATACACATTATAAGAACAACTCTCTATATAATACGCCGCCATCCTTCTCTGTATATATGGTCAATGAAGTGTTAAAATGGATTGAGGAGCAAGGCGGGCTTGCCGGCATCGAATCCAAAAACCGCGACAAAGCCGGTCTGCTGTATGATCACATCGATGGCAGCGACGGTTTCTACCGCGGAGTAGCGGAAACAGGCAGCCGTTCCATTATGAACGTTACCTTCCGGATGCAGTCCGAGGAACTGGAGAAGCAGTTCGTCAAGGCAGCCGAGCAGGAAGGCTTCATCGGCCTCAAAGGACACCGCAGCGTCGGAGGCCTGCGTGCCTCCATCTATAACGCCGTTCCTTATGAGAGCGTTAAGGCGCTTACTGATTTCATGAATCATTTCCGGCAGACTCAAGGCTAATGAATGAAATTTCCGGACCTTCCGCTATTCAGGCGGAAGGTCTTCTGCTTGTATTGAACCGGCCCGTCTGTCATCCCAGAGCTTTATGTTTACTCACAACACAGGGCTAATGCAGCCTACAGAGAGGAAGTTTATCATTATGGCATTACACATTGTGCTCGTTGAACCGGAAATTCCGGCGAATACCGGCAATATTGCCCGTACCTGTGCAGCAACAGGTACCCATCTCCATCTGGTCCGGCCGCTGGGCTTCCGCACCGATGATGCGACGCTGAAGCGGGCGGGGCTGGATTACTGGCATGCTGTCACGATTGAATATCACGATTCGTTCGCTGAGGTGCTGGAAAAATACAGCGATGGACGTTTTTTCTACGCTACCACCAAAGCAGAGAAGCGTTATACCGACTTTACGTTCCAGGACGGGGATTTCTTTGTCTTCGGTAAAGAAACCAAGGGCCTGTCGCCTGAGATTCTGGAGGCAGGTAAGGAAACCGCGATGCGCATGCCGATGGGACAGGCGGTCAGATCGCTGAATTTGTCCAATTCGGCAGCAATTATCGTGTATGAAGCACTCCGTCAGCTGGACTTTCCGGAACTTTTTTAAAAGTAGTCACTTTTTTTATTTTTTTCAGCAGGATTCGACAATAAGAATCACGAAATAGAAGAATACTGCCGAAAAAAGTAGTAACTACTATTAATAGTTGAACAGGAGAGGTGTACGTAAGATATGAAACCTGCTGGCGTAGTTCGTAAAGTAGATCAGCTGGGTAGAATTGTTCTGCCTAAGTCTCTGCGTAAAAGGTACCAAATGAATGAAGGAGACCCGGTAGAAATTCTTGTGCAGGGAGACCACATCATTTTGGAGCGCTATCGTCCCAAATGTGTATTTTGCGGATCGATGGAAGGCGTAAGCGAGTATAAAGAGCGTTATATCTGTGCGGATTGTCTTACAGAAATGACACAATTGCCTAGACACGCTTAGTTATCTCCCCTTCCTTTCGGGAAAGTGGTAAGCAGTATTCTTACATAGTACGGTACTGCGGTGTACCCCGCAGGCCAACGCTAAAAAAACGCCGCACATTGTGCGGCGTTTTTTTGGGCTTGGAGCAGCAGCAGCAGCAGCAGTTCAGCTTCCGTCCGTTATAAGCCCTTGGTCTTATCGTCGTTGTAGGCAGCGGTTAATATACCGGCCAGGAACAGCAGGAGCACAAGAGTGACAATCCAAAAGGTTAAGGAGAACGACATAATGGACACCTCCACAAAGGATTGTAAACGTTATCCTGATTATAACCTGCCGCAGTCTTAAATTAAAAGCAAAAAAGAGAGAAAAGACGTTGACGGATTAAGGTATTGAGTCAACTATTTAAAGAACAGGAAGTTAGTAGGTACCTGCCGGAGATTTCCGTCAGACGGTTTGTTGATGACTTTACCCCGGAATATCAGCGATGAGGAGCCTCCGCCATCCAGGTTGTAAGCATCAACGACACCCATACCCCACAGCTTGCTCTGTAATTCCATCAGAGTTGCTCCGGAAGTACCGCTCTCATTATAACCATCGGCAACCAGCACAAGCAGCTGATCATCTTTATACTTGCCGATGATGGTACGGGGAGCACGCTTGGGACTGATCTGCCACTTTAACGGAATCGGCTGCAGCATGCCGTTTTTGATTAATACAGGCACAAAGGTCGCGCCGAATGCCGGCTCGAGCTGGTCCAGCTGTGCTTTGCTGCTGAATTTGCCGCCGATCAGCCTGCCGGATTTGCTGAGGCCGACGAAGCTGAGATCCTTGTAGGTCGGTTCAAAGCCGTACAGATAGCTGCCGTTCACAATGGTAGTGGAGAGCGGATACCGTTTGCCGTTCTGGTCGGCAAAGCCGCCGGCGTTGATGCCGGCCACTGCACCACTACGCATAACGGCCTGCATTGTTGTTTCGGACTGGCCTGTGCCGTCACCGGCCAGGCTCATTTTCATCGCTGCGGCATCCTTCAGCCTGATCTTTAAGGCATATGCTTTATAGTTTCCGGGGTTCAGCCGGTACAATTCAATAGTAATCCGGTCACTGCTGATGACATCCGCAGGGATGCCAAGCTTCGCTGTGATCCGTCTGTTGTAGATCAGCTCCGGCCGGGATACCTGGGCTGCAGCTGTCGTAACCAGCGAGTTCATGGCATTCGTGGTCTGGTTATACAGGTGTGCGGTAGCCCCGATGGCGTCAATGGTATAGGACGCGGAATCCTGGGCCGCAAGCAGCTCCTGCTTCAGCAAGGCGGTCTGTTCAAGCGGTCCGGGAGCGGCAGCAAACTGGCCGGTATCCAGATCGAGTATCAGCTTAGGCTGATGTGCCCACAGGACAATCAACAGTCCGATAAGAGGCGCCGTCAGAAGCATAAAAAAGCGGTTGATTCTTTTGACAGGCGTCATCATTTTAACAGATCCATCTCTTTCTTAAGGGCATCCAGCTGCTGTTTGACTTCACTAAGCTGGGTGTAGAGCTTGTTGCTGTTGTCTGTTTTGTTGCTTGCATTGTCTTTGGTAAACGTCAGCAATTCGTTAAAGGTCTGCACCGTGCTCTGCAGCTCCTTCACTTCTTCGGAGAGAACGGCGATTCGTGCTTCGTAATCGTTTTGCAAAACGGTAAGCTGCTGCCGGCTCTGGTTGCCAAGCTCCGTCAGCACCTGCTGCTTCAGATGGTTGGTGTAGCTGTACACCGCATAGGCACCTACTCCAATCATAACAATCCAGAACAGTAAAAACCATTTTACGGAAGGGCCGTTTCTCGCTGCCGTGCGCCGCGAGTGTACAGGGGTCGATTCCGCTAGCGGTTGCATTTTAACATCACCTCAAGCTATTTTTTTCAAGTTCCCATTCTATCAGACTTTTATAAGTTTCGCAAAAGTGAAAGAGAGAAATGTAAACGTGAAAAAGTAATTGCATCCTATTAAAGTACTGCGATACAATTTCTATAGATTGGAATATCTGAGGGGCGTATTCAAGGAAAAAGAAGGAAAAAACTTACATACACCAACAACCATCCTTGCTTGCGTATCAGCAAGACACGCTTAAAGCGCTTTCCACTCGGGGTAAATATATAGACAGCAGGAGGTTTGGGGGATTAATGATGAAGGTCTGGCGGGTGGTCATCGTGGGATGTCATCCCACAAGTATGCTAGGTACTAAACTGATTTTGGAGGAAGGAGGAGAGCTTACCGTTCTTGGTATGCATAACAGCTGGAGCGATGGACTGAGCAGTGTGCAGGAGCATCAGCCGGATTTGGTGCTTGCCGATTATCAGATGCCGGAAGGCAATGTAGAGCAAATACTTCCGGAGCTGAAAAGCTGCTGTGAGGAAGCGCATTTTATTATTATGACAGAAGAGGAAGACAGCGAGCTGTTTCAGCCGCTGCTTGAGCTCGGGGCTAGCGGAGTGTTATCCAAGGGGGCATCCTCCCGGCAGCTGCTCTTGATGATCGGAGGGCTTAGGGAAGGGTTTTTGTCGCTTCCGCTGAACTGGATTCAAAAGGGCTACCGGCCGGCAACTTCAACGCGCGGGCTCGATAGCGTGCTGCAGCTGACGCAGACCGAGATGTTTATTATGGAGAGGATTGTGCAAGGAATCACGTATGACAAAATTGCCCTTGAAATCGAAGTGAGCCGGCGTTCCATCGATAATTATCTCCGCAAAATTTATGTGAAGCTGGATGTATCGACGAGAGCACAGGCGATTGAGAAATTTGCACTCTTTTCGCGGCAAAATAAGCAAATCTACGCGTAAGCCGGTTCAGGCGACATATTGCCGTCCAGGCTGGAATATTCTTGGTACGAGGGAAGGGGGGAACATATGAAGTATGAGTTTTCTGCCCGTGCGCATACGCTGGTGTCTTCACCGCAGCTTAGCATCCGTACCCAGTCGCGGCGCGGCACGTTAATCTCTTTGGCAGAGGAGTTGCCGGCGGAAGAGTTGTTCCCGTTATCACTGCTTGCAGAAGCAGCTTCGACCGTAATCTCGGCTGATGCGGGTGCACTGCAGTATGGTGACCCTGAAGGTTATGCGCCGCTGCGGGAGTGGCTGACCGGTGACTGGCTGAAAGGCAAAGGAGTACACGCTGCTGAAGGCGGAGTTCTTCTGACAACGGGAAGTCAACAAGCTATTGACTTGCTGTCCCGGGTCTACATTGATCCCGGAGACCGGGTGCTGGTGGAAAATCCGACTTCACCGGGAATTTTGCAGGCGCTGCGGATGCAGGGGGCAGTCATTATTCCTGTGCAGGGAGACCGTGACGGTCTGCTGCCGGATCATCTGCGCACCCGGATTCATCAGCACCGGCCCAAGATGCTGTTTGCAACGCCAAGCTACACCAATCCGAGCGGTATTCTCTGGAGCCTTGAACGGCGCAGGGAGGTGCTTGAGCTGTGTACCGCCCATAATCTGCTGATCGTTGAGGATGATTCCTACGGGGATCTGCATTTTAAGCGGAGCGGCAGCGGTGTACTTCCGGCAGCGCAATATCCTTCTCTCTACGCACTGGAAAATGTCAGCAAAGGCGGCCACGTACTCTACATAGGCTCATTTAGCAAAACGGTCGCACCTGCCCTGCGGACGGGCTGGGCTGCAGGCAGCCGCGAACTGATCTCCATGATGGCTGCGGCCAAGCAGATGGCGGACTGGCAGTCCAGCTCGCTGAATCAGCGGCTGCTGCATTATCTGCTGGATGTAACGGCTTTTAATCTGCGGGAGCACATCACTGTGCTGAACCGTGAATATCATACCCGGCTGAAGCTGATGACCGAGCTGCTGAAGCGTCCGGCGTGGAAAAACAGTGAATATGACCTGCCGGAGGGCGGCATGTTCCTGTGGGTCTCGCTGCCGGAAGGGCTGGATGACATGACACTTCTCAAGGTGTCACTGGCCAAAGGCGTCGCCTTCCTGCCTGGCCAGCTCTGCAGTGTTGACGGCGGCAGCAACCGCATCCGCCTCAATTTCAGCCATCCCGGCCGGGATGAGCTGCTGCTTGGCATGAACCTGATGAGCGAGGCAGTGACAGAGTTTACGGCCCGCAGCTGAGGGGAAGGGACAGACTAAAGGTAAATATGAAGCAGATAGGCAGGCTCCATCCGGGATGGAGCTTGCTTTTTTGCGTCCGGAGATGAAGGGGGAGGAAGGCAATTTCTTTTCAAGGAGCGCTGGAGCTACTTAGAACGAAGGTAAAGGAATCGTCAAATGTGTAAATTCAGTGATGCTTCAGGGATTTTATGGAAGAGCTGCTCTAACGGTCAGAGGTTGCTGAAGCAGTAAAGCTGGTGCAGGCTCAAACAGAAAGGATGGCAGGAAGAGGATGGCTGTGGAAAACATACTGGAATGCAAGGGCCTAAGCAAAAGCTATGGCCGCAAGAATGCTCTGAACGGACTGGAGCTGAAGATCCGGCGGGAGAAAGCCAGTGATATGATCGGCGCACTTGGCTTGAATCTTAAAAGACAAGGTAAAGTCGCTGTCAAAAGGGATGAAGGAGCAGCTGAGTCTCTCGCTCGCTTTTGCCAGGGAGGCCAGTCTGTATGTGCTCGATGAGCCGCTGGCTGCGGAGGATCCCTCGACCCGGGATAAACCGGATAATTTTGTCTTTCCTCCGGGCTTCGGGAGTTGCTCGGATGTGGGAGCTCAGCAGGAGGGAAGTTTAGTTGCAGTTTGTACACTTAAAATCAGAAAATTCTTCTGCTAACAACATATAAGTGTACTTTGTACAGTTAAAATCGGCTAAAAAGACTAAATCAGGCGATTTGGCACATTTTAGCTGCACGGAAGAGTCAATTTCATAATTCAGTTTGCTGGATAGCAAGACTGGGCCAAAATCTGAGTTTGTTTTTTAAAAAAGTTAGGCCACTTGCTGGGAGTTACTCAACTGCTTGTTCAACTTGTCTAGCGCAAACTTACTCAAATTGTAGGCCAATGTGCTGAGCTGGAAATCGACACTTGCCCGGACGCCGCGGTGACGTGTGCGCTTCATCCCAAAATACTCTTTGAGGTAGGCAAAAACACGTTCTACAGCCGTTCGTTTGTTATACAGTTGCCTAAAGCTCTCGCTCCCTCTTGCTGGGTAAGCGTGCTTCCGCAAATCGGTTTGGATTCGAATCTTAAACACTTTTTGGCAGCCGGATGCAGAAAACGGACAGTCTTTGCAATGGTTGGGCCTGGTGTAACGCAGCGTTTCGTATTTGGTATCGAAACTGTCGTAACGGTAGGCGTGTCCCTGCGAGCACACAGGGGTGTAATCCTGGTTCATCCCCTCGGGCGGTTTTTTGTGGTGAATCATTTTAATAATAGGAAAAGCGCCTAAGGAATGAATCAACTGGTAAATGGCCGAACTGTCATACCCTTTGTCGCCCAAGACATGCTTCACCTTCAGCCCAGGAAACTTCAGGTGTAGCCCCTTTAGAAGCAGGACGGCCATCCGCTGGTCATTCAGATTCGCCGAACTAAAAACACCGCTTAGCACATACTGAGAATCCGCATCGACCAGTACGTTCGCCTTAAATCCGTAATAACTGGTGAGTCTGCCCTTCGTATTTTTCTTGTCAAAGCGTGCAGCGTGCCGGGGGATCGTGTTCAGGAGCTCGTCATAGGTGTAAGGCAGCATCGCTTCAATCGTTTTCTCAAAGGGTGCTAGAGTCTTTTCATAAGCTTCCCGTTCTAGACGCCGGCGCTCTTTTTCTTCCGCAGAAGCCCGCCCACGTCGGTAGACTGGTTTTTTAAGCGGTTCGTTCGCTGGCTGAGGCTCTGGCTCGACATTCTCGAACTCCAGTTGCTGAATTTCTGGCGTTTCACTTGGCTTTTTGGTACGGCGGGCCGCTCGGCGTTTCGACGCAGATTCACTGAATTGGCAATCCCAAGCCTCAACAATGGAGGAATCAACGGCAAGGTGCGTGCCCGTAATAAAGCCTTCTTCCATGGCAGACAGCACCAAGCTATCCTGCAGTTGCTCAAGCATTCCCGTTTGCTCAAGCGCAGAAATTAGACGGGAGTATGAAGCCTTGCTCGGAATAGGGTTTGAGCCGGTAAACCGGCACTGCACCCGAAATTCCTCGCTGTGCTTAAGGCGTCTAACCAGAGAAGAAACAAACTCAATGCCCTCCATTTTTGAGATGAGCAGCGAGTAGATCATGGCAGGGAGGTTTAGCTCCTGTGGCCGTCCACGATGGTTCTTTTTCCGGAGTACGTGAAGGACCGGAGCCAGGTTTAAGTGTTCAAAGATTTGACTATATTTATCTTCCGGGCGCATTTGGAGCAATTCCTCGAAGGAAAACAGCTCTTCTTGTCGAATAGAGTAGATAGGGATTACCTCCTTTTTTTGTTCTCGGGTGTCGGTTTGGTCGCCTATAACTTCGAGAACTTGGGGAGGTACTCCTTTTTCTATACTCAAAAAAACCAGGCGTAGCAAGGGTTTTGAATTATGAAATTGTCTCCGGAATACATCTATTTTACATTTTCGAAGAAAAACAGGCATTTTAGTTGTATGGTGTGCAGTTAAAGTTGCGTTGGGTGGCTGGGGGGAGGGTGTGAGGGATGGTGGTGGCTAGGAGCAGAGAGTAAAGAGTGCGCTCGGGCTGGTGGGATGTTGAATGGAGAGCAAAGAGTGTGTCCGGGCTGGCAGTACGCCGGAAGGCACGACTACTGCACTGCAGACACGCGCATACGCAGGGTGCCGCATGGAGGCACCCGCGTAAAAGCAGCGGGCATGCTATCCTGCGCCTGCTGCTTTTACGCGCAGCAGCCCGCTGCGGCGCTACCCCCTGCCCGCGCTGATCTCAGCGATCGCGGCGTATTCCACCAGCGCAGCCGTGCCGGCTGGCGTCAGCTGGTAGCGGCCGCGGTTCACTCGTGTGAACCAGCGGTAGTAATTGCGCTGCAGGATCGCTGCAGCGCCAGGCACCCCGCTCCGCCTGCGCAGCTCGGCGGGCGTGATCCCCGCCCGGCCCGGCGCAGCGGCCGGGTCCCCGGCAGGCGCATCCGCGCCTGCTCCGCGCGCGCGGCTGCGCCCGCCGCGCCCCGCAGCGAGGCCGAGCGCAGCCTCGGCCTCAAGGGCCTGCAGCGCGAGTGCCACGCGCAGCGCCTTCTCGCGGTAGGCAGTCACGAGCTTGACGCGCGTGCTGCCGCCGGTGTTGTAGTCCCCGCTGCGCTCGCGGAACTCGAGAAGCAGCTTCTCGCGCCGCCGGGCACCGCTGCGTACCTGAGGCGGCGCGTCACCCGGCTCCGCGAGCACCTCGACGAGCGGATCCTTCGTCTTGTAGAAGACGACGGTGATCAGCCCGAGGCCGAGCCGGCGGCACAGCCCGGTGAGCTCGCCCCAGCGCTGGTTCACCGCGCCTTTTTTGTCGCGGACGCGTTCTACGGCGAGGTAGACGTTGGGGCTGAGGCGCAGACGTTCAACCCCCTGCAGCAGCAGGGCGAGGTTGAACGTTTTTTTCATCTCGACGATCAGCGGCTGATCCTCACCCTCGCGCAGGCCAACCAGGTCACAGGTGCGCACCTCACCTTTGATCGAGTAGCCATACTGCTCGAAATATGCCTTAAGAGGAGCATACAGCTCCGTTTCATTTTTAATCGCCATCGTAGTCACTCCCCGCAGATTTCCTGTTCGAACACCGCTTTTTCCCATTATATAGCGTCTAGGGTTTAACCCGTACAGTTAACGTGATTATGTGAAGTTCTATTGTTCACAATGATTCTCTATTATAGCACAGCAAAAAAGAGGTCAATTATCCCGGGCTGCCGCATAGGTATGTAATACACTTTTAAAGCCAATAGAGCAAGTAGGAGCGCAAGAGGAGGCAGCGAGCAATGGACATTTTTGAGCGTATAGCTTCGTATCGGGCTGAGAATGACCGTTTGGCGTGGAGCGGCACCTTTAAGGATTATATAGGACTGCTGAGAAAAGACCCCTCTCCCGCTAAAACGGCTCACTCCAGAGTA contains these protein-coding regions:
- the serC gene encoding 3-phosphoserine/phosphohydroxythreonine transaminase, giving the protein MGAILSKRAYNFNAGPAALPLEVLERAQAEFVEFRESGMSIMEMSHRGAIYESVHNEAQERLLSLLGNPEGYKVLFVQGGASTQFAMIPMNLISSGQAGSYVMTGSWADKALKEAKLVGEAHVAASSEDKKFLAIPELSSIKPADNAAYLHITSNETIEGTQYAEYPDTGSLPLIADMSSDILSRSIDVNKFGLIYAGAQKNLGPSGVTVVIAKEELIAKSPANIPTILRYDTHYKNNSLYNTPPSFSVYMVNEVLKWIEEQGGLAGIESKNRDKAGLLYDHIDGSDGFYRGVAETGSRSIMNVTFRMQSEELEKQFVKAAEQEGFIGLKGHRSVGGLRASIYNAVPYESVKALTDFMNHFRQTQG
- a CDS encoding phosphodiester glycosidase family protein, with product MMTPVKRINRFFMLLTAPLIGLLIVLWAHQPKLILDLDTGQFAAAPGPLEQTALLKQELLAAQDSASYTIDAIGATAHLYNQTTNAMNSLVTTAAAQVSRPELIYNRRITAKLGIPADVISSDRITIELYRLNPGNYKAYALKIRLKDAAAMKMSLAGDGTGQSETTMQAVMRSGAVAGINAGGFADQNGKRYPLSTTIVNGSYLYGFEPTYKDLSFVGLSKSGRLIGGKFSSKAQLDQLEPAFGATFVPVLIKNGMLQPIPLKWQISPKRAPRTIIGKYKDDQLLVLVADGYNESGTSGATLMELQSKLWGMGVVDAYNLDGGGSSSLIFRGKVINKPSDGNLRQVPTNFLFFK
- a CDS encoding response regulator transcription factor; the encoded protein is MMKVWRVVIVGCHPTSMLGTKLILEEGGELTVLGMHNSWSDGLSSVQEHQPDLVLADYQMPEGNVEQILPELKSCCEEAHFIIMTEEEDSELFQPLLELGASGVLSKGASSRQLLLMIGGLREGFLSLPLNWIQKGYRPATSTRGLDSVLQLTQTEMFIMERIVQGITYDKIALEIEVSRRSIDNYLRKIYVKLDVSTRAQAIEKFALFSRQNKQIYA
- a CDS encoding DUF2161 family putative PD-(D/E)XK-type phosphodiesterase — its product is MAIKNETELYAPLKAYFEQYGYSIKGEVRTCDLVGLREGEDQPLIVEMKKTFNLALLLQGVERLRLSPNVYLAVERVRDKKGAVNQRWGELTGLCRRLGLGLITVVFYKTKDPLVEVLAEPGDAPPQVRSGARRREKLLLEFRERSGDYNTGGSTRVKLVTAYREKALRVALALQALEAEAALGLAAGRGGRSRARGAGADAPAGDPAAAPGRAGITPAELRRRSGVPGAAAILQRNYYRWFTRVNRGRYQLTPAGTAALVEYAAIAEISAGRG
- a CDS encoding PLP-dependent aminotransferase family protein; amino-acid sequence: MKYEFSARAHTLVSSPQLSIRTQSRRGTLISLAEELPAEELFPLSLLAEAASTVISADAGALQYGDPEGYAPLREWLTGDWLKGKGVHAAEGGVLLTTGSQQAIDLLSRVYIDPGDRVLVENPTSPGILQALRMQGAVIIPVQGDRDGLLPDHLRTRIHQHRPKMLFATPSYTNPSGILWSLERRREVLELCTAHNLLIVEDDSYGDLHFKRSGSGVLPAAQYPSLYALENVSKGGHVLYIGSFSKTVAPALRTGWAAGSRELISMMAAAKQMADWQSSSLNQRLLHYLLDVTAFNLREHITVLNREYHTRLKLMTELLKRPAWKNSEYDLPEGGMFLWVSLPEGLDDMTLLKVSLAKGVAFLPGQLCSVDGGSNRIRLNFSHPGRDELLLGMNLMSEAVTEFTARS
- a CDS encoding AbrB/MazE/SpoVT family DNA-binding domain-containing protein, with translation MKPAGVVRKVDQLGRIVLPKSLRKRYQMNEGDPVEILVQGDHIILERYRPKCVFCGSMEGVSEYKERYICADCLTEMTQLPRHA
- the trmL gene encoding tRNA (uridine(34)/cytosine(34)/5-carboxymethylaminomethyluridine(34)-2'-O)-methyltransferase TrmL, whose translation is MALHIVLVEPEIPANTGNIARTCAATGTHLHLVRPLGFRTDDATLKRAGLDYWHAVTIEYHDSFAEVLEKYSDGRFFYATTKAEKRYTDFTFQDGDFFVFGKETKGLSPEILEAGKETAMRMPMGQAVRSLNLSNSAAIIVYEALRQLDFPELF
- a CDS encoding transposase; translated protein: MSIEKGVPPQVLEVIGDQTDTREQKKEVIPIYSIRQEELFSFEELLQMRPEDKYSQIFEHLNLAPVLHVLRKKNHRGRPQELNLPAMIYSLLISKMEGIEFVSSLVRRLKHSEEFRVQCRFTGSNPIPSKASYSRLISALEQTGMLEQLQDSLVLSAMEEGFITGTHLAVDSSIVEAWDCQFSESASKRRAARRTKKPSETPEIQQLEFENVEPEPQPANEPLKKPVYRRGRASAEEKERRRLEREAYEKTLAPFEKTIEAMLPYTYDELLNTIPRHAARFDKKNTKGRLTSYYGFKANVLVDADSQYVLSGVFSSANLNDQRMAVLLLKGLHLKFPGLKVKHVLGDKGYDSSAIYQLIHSLGAFPIIKMIHHKKPPEGMNQDYTPVCSQGHAYRYDSFDTKYETLRYTRPNHCKDCPFSASGCQKVFKIRIQTDLRKHAYPARGSESFRQLYNKRTAVERVFAYLKEYFGMKRTRHRGVRASVDFQLSTLAYNLSKFALDKLNKQLSNSQQVA